The Hevea brasiliensis isolate MT/VB/25A 57/8 chromosome 9, ASM3005281v1, whole genome shotgun sequence nucleotide sequence gagaacCATAGGTATTGGTGGTTGGTAAGCAGTAGCGTCGCAATGCCGCTAGTAAGCACTGGACTTTGGGATCAATAAAAACTCtggataatatatttatgtaataAGAAATTACTTTTAATTAGGTCAATTAATGTCTTGCAtaactcatttaatttttattcaattgAGATCTATGATCTCAATCAAGATATGGGTTGGTCGACTCCATCCAACCCCTCCCCTTTTTTTAACATAAATTCAATtaaacaaatatttaattttatattaataagtaTATTTAGTAAAGAAGATGTATTTTCcatcttattttaatttaattaatgaaagaaattttatatcttatgtaaattttgtaattcatAGAAATATTATGATAAGAGTTAATAaaacttaaaatatttttttaataaaataaggaCAAATAAGAAACTTAGTCTAAATAATGCTACACatatcttccaaaattaatttctgTTTTCGTTTGATTGGAGGATATGTATTCTATTTTCTGTCTAATGGTTTCAATTCTAAAATTTGTATTCATTAATTATAATGAATAATTTAGAATATTTTAATAAACCTAttagtctttttattttaaaatatatatttagtcTTTTATTTGTAGTCcatgaattatttaattatttttattaattttatattaatttaattaattaaaaaaataattatattatttaaattataaaaattaaataattaagttaagaaaaaaatttcggtcaaataactttaaaagcaaaaaaaaaaattaatgagaatAGTTCGGATTAAAAATGAGTGAattaaataatatgtttttttaaaataataaattaaataatttattttattaaaatgtagcaattaaatgataatttttgTTTTATAAATTGATTACACATGCATAAGAGGTCAACCTTTGGGAGTAGGGTCTGACTCATTATGCGAAACTCAAATCTTCAATGTAAGAAAAGCCATAAGTAATTGTTGCCGTGTGACGATGGCCGATGGCCGATGGCCAAATCAAGCCTTCGCTTGATAAAGTTTTAACATTTGTTTTCTTTTGAACGAGGCATAGGTCAAACAAATCCGGCAGCCTTTGGTCTTCACGTCAATGTTGTCCTAAATAAATATACTAACAACCCAATCGCAAAAATATGATATAATAGTtatttacaaaaattaaaattatattttttattctatttatatatttaaataatttaaaaaaattattttttttcttttctctttattttctgCGCATAATTAAGATCTAAACAACGGGTTATAAAGACCCAGCAATGAATGATTATTGTCTTCTTAATTAACTGGTTCTGTTACATCTGTATTTTATTCACAGATATAAACCAgaaaggaaattttttttttttttttacatttacaatgACACACCAAGCTGCGTAGTCGCAGCTTCCCAGAATACAGCCTTCCTAGCTGGTGGATATAAATGCGGAAGTACTATAGGTTAGACATTCGTGTCTCCTTGCAATTCACATCCACTTGCTAAACAAGAAGacgagagaaaaaaaaaactacgCTTCTGTTTTGATCTTTTCTTGTTGAAGTTAAGTTCTCGGATCATCCATTTAATTTCTGGTTTTCTTCgcctctatattttcttttcttttcttgtctttGTCTTTGTCTTCTCCTTTCTGCAACTTTTCTTGATCTTCCTTCGTTTCTCGATATGGAAAACCTTTTGGGTCTTCTCAGAATTCATGTTCACAGAGGAGTGAATCTTGCTGTCAGAGATGTCATGAGCAGTGACCCTTATGTTGTGGTCAAGATGGGCAAACAGGtaattaaaattttcctttcctgTTTCCCTGTGGGATTTTTTTTTGCATTTCTGTGATCACTATGGGTTATGGGtttcccttttcttcttcttcttctagtgGATGGGTTCCACATGCTTAGTTGTCACGGTCCAAAGGTTTTATACTGCTCTGAATAGTGGTGTGTTGGTACGTTAATGGGTTTCTTGAATTATGACAGTTAATTATCTGCCACTACCATTTCGCTACAGTACTGGAATCAATGGATTCAAATGTTTGTAATCTCCTTATTACCTGATTTTGGTTTTTGTTACTTCTGTTTTTCCCTTAAAACCGATTTCGCTCCAACTACAGGGAAAGCAGTAAAGTGGATTGTTATTGTTAGCCTCATTAATAGATTGTGGAGATTAACCCTTCTCAGAAAGCTGGTTTTTAATGGAAAATGAAAAAGCACTTATCCTTCTCCATGTTTTGtcataataatattttcaaagttttaaattttcttagGTTTCCAATCCCTATTGTTCAATTCAAAATCTTTATCCAACTTGAAAATCTACCCAGAAAAAGTATCTCTGCCTTATTTATTCATGTTAGTAAATTTTGTAGACACTACTGTATCAGAATACAATACTAATATTAATAGAGATCTCATCTAGCTATATTTGTTTGGTTATCTCAAACCAGAAAGTCTAAGCTAGAAATTAAAAATTGTTTGATTTTTCAATGATCTTTTCCTAAATAGGCTGAAGCCGTCCCTAATTTGCTTGTGATTAAGGCTTAGTTGAGCTTAATTTCGCTTCCAGCGTTATTCATTGCAATTGAACTCTATAAAATTGTGGCCTTTTGCAGAAACTGAAGACTCGCGTGGTGAAGAAAAATGTCAATCCTGAGTGGAATGAAGACTTGACTCTTTCCATTGATAACCCCAATCTTCCAATCAAGATTGTGAGTATTACATTAATTTTGACATTATTTACTGGGCTTTTAGCAGCTGGAAAACAAGGATAATCATGTTTTTCCGTGTTTAAAATGGGAAAAGAATTTGTGATTATGTGATCCCAGAACTGAAAGTCTGAAGTGGATTTTCAATTGTTTAGCATGTAAAGAATCCACGTCTTTGTTTGGTGGATGTTGCAAGCTTATTATCATTTTATGCAAGTCTTGACTGAAACATGTGTAGAATCATGTTGCTAAAAATACTAAAAACAATTATAAAATGATTAGATCTATACACTGTAGTAGTATTACAAAAAACTTGTTAAGCTGGTTAGTAACGGGGGATTCAACTAGAACAAGAAATTCTAGATGAAGAACTTGGAATTTGGCTCGCTTTAAATGGAATAATTTGCAGTGAGAAATTTCCTTATGCTTCTCCTTTACTTTAGAGGACAACTTCTCTAGCTTGTTCAATATGTAGAACAAGATCTCTATTGTCATAGTTATGGTGGCAAATTTTGTGAATGCTTAACTAAGATAGTTGCTGTTTTCTGAGTTCAATGTGATGAATTACTCTTTCCATGGTAATCCAGGGAGTTTATGATAAGGACACATTCAGCCGAGATGACAAAATGGGAGATGCAGAGTTTGATATCCGTCCATTTCTGGAAGCTGTAAAGATGCGCCTAGAAAGCCTCCCCAGTGGAACCATAATAATAAGAATCCCACCAAGCAGGCAAAATTGCCTAGCTGAAGAAAGCCACATTATCTGGGCTAATGGCAAGGTGGTTCAGAACATGTTTCTTAGACTGCGAAATGTAGAGTGCGGCGAAGTGGAACTCCAGTTGCAGTGGATTGATATTCCAGGTTCTAGGGGTTTGTAGATTGCACTTAACTATCTGTTTATTGCTTTGTTACAATGTACAGATAGATTTCAGGAATGTCATGAGCTGGCTGTAGACAgatttcttttatctttattgCTCTGCAAAGCTTGCGGTAATTGGATTTTAGTAATGGAAACTGCTATTTATAGTTATCTCTTCTTACTTGTCAATTGTGTATTGCAAATAAGTACATGATATAAAAATGGTTGTACATTTAGCGTTGCTGTTTATTAATACTAAATTTTACTTTCATCTGCAATTGAAGGGAAAAGCGGAATATCCATTTGCCATGTTCCACTTTTCCTtccatttttcaattttattttgtttagcaTCACATAAATCTAACAATTGATGAATGCTAGGATAGGGTCAAACCACGGTAGGGCCTCCATTTTGTAGTCCAGCTTCAACCTAACTATCTCCTTGTTTTGTCAGCTACAAGTCCCACTTGTTCATATGAGAGGATGGAATTCTACTAGCCGAGATATTaccagaaagaaattttaaatccTTAGATCATATGCAGCTGCAGATCTTTTACCCAACTCTATTGCCTTTTG carries:
- the LOC110652934 gene encoding protein C2-DOMAIN ABA-RELATED 4, which gives rise to MENLLGLLRIHVHRGVNLAVRDVMSSDPYVVVKMGKQKLKTRVVKKNVNPEWNEDLTLSIDNPNLPIKIGVYDKDTFSRDDKMGDAEFDIRPFLEAVKMRLESLPSGTIIIRIPPSRQNCLAEESHIIWANGKVVQNMFLRLRNVECGEVELQLQWIDIPGSRGL